The Streptomyces collinus DNA segment GGCCCGGCCGGTCGTCACGGGCTCGATCTCGCCGATGTCGTCGGGGGAGAGATCCAGCTCGGAGGCCTCGTCGTCGGCGGGACCCAGGGCCTCGCGACGGCTGCGCCGACGGTCGTTGAGCAGGGAGAAGGCGACAGCGGCGAAGTACAGGATCCAGATCGGTGCCGCGAGCGCCAGCATGGTCAGCGGGTCGGTGCTGGGCGTGGCGATGGCCGCGAACACCGTGATGCCCATGATCATGCCGCGCCACCAGCCGAGCATGCGCTGGCCGGTGAGCACCCCGGTGAGGTTGAGCATGACCAGCAGCAGCGGCAGCTCGAAGGAGAGGCCGAAGACGAGCACCATCCGCATGACCAGGTCGAGCAGGTCGTCCAGCGGAAGGAGGTTGGACGTGCCGCCCGGGGTGAACTCCAGGAGCACCTTCGCCGTGGTGGGGAGCACCGTGTAGGCGAAGTAGGCGCCGACGAGGAACAGCGGGGCGCCCGTGGCGACGAAGGCGTAGGCGTACTTCCGCTCGTGCCGGTGCAGTCCCGGCGCGACGA contains these protein-coding regions:
- the tatC gene encoding twin-arginine translocase subunit TatC; translation: MLKSARKQEKDPEGRMPLAEHLRELRNRLAKAMLAIVAVTVVAAFFYNDIINLITKPILDSVGCDKTFAELAKSQAGTKPCAQITINGLLTPFTLALKVSLMAGVVLASPAWLYQLWAFVAPGLHRHERKYAYAFVATGAPLFLVGAYFAYTVLPTTAKVLLEFTPGGTSNLLPLDDLLDLVMRMVLVFGLSFELPLLLVMLNLTGVLTGQRMLGWWRGMIMGITVFAAIATPSTDPLTMLALAAPIWILYFAAVAFSLLNDRRRSRREALGPADDEASELDLSPDDIGEIEPVTTGRAALPEQAGSERSDRVNGYDDVT